In Prosthecomicrobium sp. N25, one DNA window encodes the following:
- a CDS encoding MmgE/PrpD family protein codes for MIEGQIPVYRDEIAEHLAAFTVGVSGSLSPEITGAAKRVLGDSIAVSLGALDHPAARAARRHVERFPVPGGQTVWGSTVRTTPELAALANGVLLRCYDYNDFFVGRRNSGHPSDIVAGVIACAEWTGASGAETLSALAVGYEVVAALFDAYSTAPGGWDYTNLVGPGATAAFARLLKLDETQAREAYGMTVIPHFASDEVESCELNRRGDLTMWKRFNGSDAVRNALQAALLASVGVEAAVRPFTGKMGFSAKLQAKDDPLPILRERLDASRPLGRIAETYMKLWPVGSVGQSAIRAALEARAKVGDVSRIKEVRVFSEEGAYHHLVELRQDPWNPISRETADHSMPYIVGAAVLDGYIHVDSFARERVLEPSRRAFVRDRVKVVPAPELGTIASGKLKRAEDGYLSRVEIETVDGVVHHGAAKPFPGHPKAPFSEADLEEKLHANAAPYAGRAVTETLARVLFSIEEAESVKALTSLMAFDESQWPVNKAA; via the coding sequence ATGATCGAGGGTCAGATCCCGGTCTACCGCGACGAGATCGCCGAGCACCTGGCCGCCTTCACGGTCGGGGTCTCGGGCAGCCTGTCGCCCGAGATCACCGGCGCGGCGAAGCGCGTGCTGGGCGATTCCATCGCGGTCTCGCTCGGCGCGCTCGACCATCCGGCGGCCCGGGCGGCCCGCCGCCACGTGGAGCGCTTTCCCGTGCCCGGCGGCCAGACCGTCTGGGGTTCCACGGTGCGTACCACGCCGGAGCTCGCAGCACTCGCCAACGGCGTGCTGCTGCGCTGCTACGACTACAACGATTTCTTCGTCGGCCGGCGCAACAGCGGCCATCCGAGCGACATCGTGGCGGGCGTGATCGCCTGCGCGGAGTGGACCGGGGCCAGCGGGGCCGAGACCCTGTCGGCGCTGGCGGTCGGCTACGAGGTGGTGGCCGCCCTGTTCGACGCCTATTCGACGGCGCCGGGCGGCTGGGACTACACGAACCTCGTCGGCCCGGGCGCCACCGCGGCCTTCGCGCGGCTCCTGAAGCTCGACGAGACGCAGGCGCGTGAGGCCTACGGGATGACCGTGATCCCGCACTTCGCCAGCGACGAGGTGGAGTCCTGCGAGCTCAACCGCCGCGGCGACCTCACCATGTGGAAGCGCTTCAACGGCTCCGACGCGGTGCGCAACGCGCTGCAGGCCGCGCTTCTCGCATCGGTCGGCGTGGAGGCCGCCGTGCGGCCCTTCACGGGCAAGATGGGCTTCAGCGCCAAGCTGCAGGCCAAGGACGACCCGCTGCCGATACTGCGCGAGCGGCTCGATGCGTCGCGGCCGCTCGGCCGGATCGCCGAGACCTACATGAAGCTCTGGCCGGTCGGCTCCGTCGGGCAGAGCGCGATCCGGGCGGCGCTGGAGGCCCGCGCCAAGGTCGGGGACGTCTCGCGCATCAAGGAGGTGCGGGTGTTCTCCGAGGAGGGCGCCTACCACCATCTGGTCGAGCTGCGCCAGGACCCGTGGAACCCGATCTCGCGGGAGACGGCGGACCATTCGATGCCCTACATCGTCGGCGCGGCCGTCCTCGACGGCTACATCCATGTCGACAGCTTCGCCCGCGAGCGGGTGCTCGAGCCGTCCCGCCGCGCCTTCGTGCGCGACCGGGTCAAGGTGGTGCCGGCGCCGGAGCTCGGCACGATCGCCAGCGGCAAGCTGAAGCGCGCCGAGGACGGCTACCTGTCGCGCGTGGAGATCGAGACGGTCGACGGCGTCGTCCATCACGGGGCGGCGAAGCCCTTCCCGGGCCATCCGAAGGCGCCCTTCTCGGAAGCCGACCTGGAGGAGAAGCTCCACGCCAACGCGGCCCCGTATGCGGGACGCGCGGTGACCGAGACACTCGCGCGGGTGCTCTTCTCGATCGAGGAGGCGGAGTCGGTGAAGGCGCTCACGTCGCTCATGGCGTTTGACGAATCCCAGTGGCCGGTCAACAAGGCGGCCTGA
- a CDS encoding DUF1127 domain-containing protein, which produces MPASLTAPPTNCFRSPPATPARSLAARLLDRLRAWAEHREARRAAADLGALSDRALKDIGIDRSEIGSVTRPAPDDTRRIARGAL; this is translated from the coding sequence ATGCCCGCTTCCCTCACAGCCCCGCCGACCAACTGCTTCAGGTCGCCCCCCGCCACCCCGGCCCGCTCGCTGGCCGCCCGCCTCCTCGACCGGCTGCGCGCCTGGGCGGAGCACCGGGAGGCCCGGCGGGCCGCCGCCGACCTCGGGGCTCTCAGCGACCGCGCCCTGAAGGACATCGGCATCGACCGCAGCGAGATCGGCTCGGTCACCCGGCCGGCCCCCGACGACACCCGCCGGATCGCGCGCGGCGCGCTCTGA
- a CDS encoding fumarylacetoacetate hydrolase family protein, with protein sequence MSMVIPPPPVTTIPVVGGGEFPVRRIYCVGRNYAAHAREMGGDPNRDPPFFFMKPADAIVPNHATVPYPTKTSDYQHEIELVVAIGKGGRDIPVDKALDCVFGYGVGLDMTRRDLQATAKKLQRPWDLSKGFDQSAPCTALSPVSAVGHPGAGAIWLTVNGERRQAGDLADQIWNVAETISYLSGYVELVPGDLIMTGTPEGVGPVQPGDRMHGHIDGLDDLHVTIS encoded by the coding sequence ATGTCGATGGTCATTCCCCCGCCCCCCGTCACCACCATCCCGGTCGTGGGAGGCGGCGAGTTCCCGGTCCGCCGCATCTACTGCGTCGGCCGCAACTATGCGGCCCATGCCCGCGAGATGGGCGGCGACCCGAACCGCGATCCGCCGTTCTTCTTCATGAAGCCGGCCGACGCCATCGTGCCGAACCACGCGACCGTGCCCTACCCCACCAAGACGTCCGACTACCAGCACGAGATCGAGCTCGTGGTGGCGATCGGCAAGGGCGGGCGGGACATACCCGTCGACAAGGCCCTCGACTGCGTCTTCGGATACGGCGTCGGGCTCGACATGACGCGCCGCGACCTGCAGGCGACCGCCAAGAAGCTGCAACGCCCGTGGGACCTCTCCAAGGGCTTCGACCAGTCGGCGCCCTGCACCGCCCTCTCGCCCGTCTCCGCGGTCGGACACCCGGGCGCGGGCGCGATCTGGCTGACGGTCAACGGCGAGCGGCGTCAGGCGGGCGACCTCGCCGACCAGATCTGGAACGTGGCGGAGACGATCTCCTATCTCTCCGGCTACGTGGAACTGGTGCCGGGCGACCTGATCATGACCGGCACCCCCGAGGGCGTCGGCCCGGTGCAGCCCGGCGACCGCATGCACGGCCACATCGACGGGCTGGACGACCTCCACGTGACCATTTCCTGA
- a CDS encoding OsmC family protein yields the protein MTMHPTESRPARMPMNGVDTPTLIATINAVGANPPLARFTFRAANRWIHGTHSRSAMNGFYGAGAEHQRERSTFADGDHPAVLCGKDQAPTPVEWVLHALAACLTAGIGNISAVRGVKLSRVESEVEGDIDLRGILGLSNEVRNGFTAIRVRFMVEGDAPREKLAEIVRQSVARSAVYDIVTRGLPVTVDVDAEPSA from the coding sequence ATGACCATGCATCCGACCGAGAGCCGTCCCGCCCGCATGCCGATGAACGGCGTCGACACGCCGACCCTCATCGCCACCATCAATGCCGTCGGGGCCAACCCGCCGCTCGCCCGTTTCACCTTCCGGGCCGCCAACCGCTGGATCCACGGCACGCACAGCCGCTCCGCCATGAACGGCTTCTACGGCGCCGGGGCCGAGCACCAGCGCGAGCGCAGCACCTTCGCGGACGGCGACCATCCGGCCGTGCTCTGCGGCAAGGACCAGGCGCCGACGCCGGTCGAGTGGGTCCTGCACGCGCTCGCCGCCTGCCTGACCGCGGGCATCGGCAACATCTCGGCGGTCCGTGGCGTGAAGCTGTCGCGCGTCGAGTCCGAGGTCGAGGGCGACATCGACCTGCGGGGCATCCTGGGCCTCTCCAACGAAGTGCGGAACGGTTTCACCGCCATCCGCGTGCGCTTCATGGTCGAGGGCGACGCCCCGCGCGAGAAGCTCGCCGAGATCGTCCGCCAGTCCGTCGCGCGCTCCGCCGTCTACGACATCGTCACGCGCGGCCTCCCCGTCACGGTCGACGTCGACGCCGAGCCGTCCGCCTGA
- a CDS encoding NAD(P)-binding domain-containing protein translates to MTPIDTVVIGAGQAGLAMSRSLAARGIEHVVLERGRVGERWRRGSWDSLRLLTPDRMSALPGLPHRSGPEFLPARAFVDYLERYADFLGAPVIEAAPVRSVTRAGARFRVEVGGAVWAARAVVVATGAYQTPYVPPVATGLPRGILQVAAARYRRPSALPDGGVLVVGASATGLQIAEEILGSGRPVTIAAGEHTRMPRRWRGEDIYVRLAQAGVLDDVPPPGEAGQLARAPSMQLAGRPDRRDIDLGFLAQAGARVAGRLLGVADGVARLGDLAGAVARAQARMERTLDRIDRALAAMPPPHPGPPAERPAPLRLPPAPEALDLAAEGIRTVVWATGYRRTYPWLHLPVLDGTGEIRQEGGITSEPGLYTLGLTFMRRRQSHFICGCGADAEALGDEIAAHLGAARCRPGPGAGRRAALG, encoded by the coding sequence ATGACCCCGATCGACACCGTCGTGATCGGCGCCGGACAGGCCGGGCTCGCCATGAGCCGGAGCCTGGCGGCGCGCGGGATCGAGCATGTCGTCCTGGAGCGGGGCCGCGTCGGCGAGCGGTGGCGGCGCGGCTCCTGGGACAGCCTCCGCCTGCTGACGCCGGATCGCATGAGCGCCCTCCCCGGCCTGCCGCACAGGTCCGGTCCGGAGTTCCTGCCCGCGCGCGCCTTCGTCGACTACCTGGAGCGCTATGCCGATTTCCTCGGGGCTCCCGTGATCGAGGCGGCGCCGGTCCGGTCCGTGACCCGGGCGGGCGCCCGCTTCCGGGTCGAGGTCGGCGGCGCGGTCTGGGCGGCCCGCGCGGTCGTGGTCGCGACGGGGGCCTACCAGACGCCCTACGTGCCGCCCGTCGCGACGGGCTTGCCCCGCGGCATCCTCCAGGTCGCGGCCGCGCGATACCGCCGGCCGTCCGCACTGCCCGACGGCGGCGTCCTGGTGGTCGGGGCATCGGCCACGGGCCTGCAGATCGCCGAGGAAATCCTTGGCTCGGGCCGTCCCGTGACGATCGCCGCCGGCGAACACACGCGCATGCCGCGGCGCTGGCGCGGCGAGGACATCTACGTCCGGCTCGCGCAGGCCGGTGTCCTGGACGACGTTCCGCCGCCCGGCGAAGCGGGGCAGCTCGCCAGGGCTCCCTCCATGCAGCTCGCCGGACGGCCGGACCGGCGCGACATCGACCTCGGCTTCCTGGCGCAGGCCGGGGCCCGTGTGGCCGGGCGCCTTCTCGGGGTCGCGGACGGCGTCGCGCGGCTCGGCGATCTCGCGGGGGCCGTGGCGCGCGCGCAGGCCCGGATGGAGCGCACGCTCGACCGGATCGACCGCGCGCTCGCGGCCATGCCGCCCCCACATCCGGGGCCGCCCGCCGAAAGGCCGGCCCCGCTGCGCCTGCCCCCGGCGCCCGAGGCGCTGGACCTCGCCGCCGAGGGGATCCGGACGGTCGTCTGGGCGACCGGGTATCGGCGGACCTATCCCTGGCTGCACCTTCCCGTGCTCGACGGTACCGGCGAGATCCGGCAGGAGGGCGGGATCACGTCCGAGCCGGGTCTCTATACGCTCGGACTCACCTTCATGCGGCGGCGGCAGTCCCACTTCATCTGCGGTTGCGGGGCCGACGCGGAGGCGCTCGGGGACGAGATCGCGGCCCATCTCGGGGCGGCGCGGTGCCGACCGGGTCCAGGGGCGGGGCGCCGTGCGGCCCTCGGTTGA
- a CDS encoding Rieske 2Fe-2S domain-containing protein yields MITAEQNEYLCATGPGTPMGELMRRYWIPAMMSVELPEPDCPPVRVALLSERLIAIRDTSGRVGLMDEFCAHRGVSLWFGRNEENGLRCPYHGWKYDVTGQCIEVPSEPAASGFCQKIRLKSYPVVEKNGVVWAYMGPPEEQPPLPDFEWMRVPQSHIFLSKRWQESNYLQAMEGGIDSSHVSFLHRSDLNTDPLHKNTAGAKYARSTNTVFDILESPGGLLIGARRDADPGFHYWRVTQWMFPWYTLIPPYKGNAINGHAWVPMDDHNCMAWTMTFHPTRPLTDKEVEGMKAGAGVHADLIPGTFRPKANMDNDYLMDRAAQKAGRTYSGVKGIAIQDSSLQESMGPIADRTRENLVSTDNAIIMARMRLRKAAQAVQAGKKAPGLDSAAQNVRSASFILPAGGAFKEAALDAVRVREGEEPVAV; encoded by the coding sequence ATGATCACAGCCGAACAGAACGAGTATCTCTGCGCCACGGGGCCGGGAACCCCGATGGGCGAACTGATGCGCCGGTACTGGATCCCGGCCATGATGTCGGTGGAGCTGCCGGAACCGGATTGCCCGCCGGTGCGCGTCGCGCTCCTCTCCGAGCGGCTCATCGCGATCAGGGACACGTCCGGGCGGGTCGGCCTGATGGACGAGTTCTGTGCCCATCGCGGCGTGTCCCTCTGGTTCGGGCGCAACGAGGAGAACGGGCTGCGCTGCCCCTACCACGGCTGGAAATACGACGTGACCGGGCAGTGCATCGAGGTGCCGTCCGAGCCGGCGGCGAGCGGCTTCTGCCAGAAGATCCGGCTGAAGTCCTATCCGGTCGTCGAGAAGAACGGCGTCGTCTGGGCCTACATGGGCCCGCCGGAGGAGCAGCCGCCGCTGCCGGACTTCGAGTGGATGCGGGTGCCGCAGAGCCACATCTTCCTCTCCAAGCGCTGGCAGGAGAGCAACTACCTGCAGGCGATGGAAGGCGGTATCGACTCCAGCCACGTCTCGTTCCTGCACCGCAGCGACCTCAACACCGACCCGCTGCACAAGAACACCGCGGGCGCCAAGTACGCCCGGTCGACCAACACGGTGTTCGACATCCTGGAAAGCCCCGGTGGGCTGCTGATCGGCGCGCGCCGCGACGCCGATCCGGGCTTCCACTACTGGCGCGTCACCCAGTGGATGTTCCCCTGGTACACGCTGATCCCGCCCTACAAGGGCAACGCCATCAACGGCCACGCCTGGGTGCCGATGGACGACCACAACTGCATGGCCTGGACCATGACCTTCCATCCGACCCGGCCGCTCACCGACAAGGAGGTCGAGGGCATGAAGGCCGGCGCCGGGGTGCACGCTGACCTCATTCCCGGCACGTTCCGGCCCAAGGCCAACATGGACAACGACTACCTGATGGACCGGGCCGCCCAGAAGGCAGGGCGCACCTACAGTGGCGTCAAGGGCATCGCCATCCAGGATTCCTCCCTGCAGGAAAGCATGGGGCCGATCGCCGACCGGACCCGGGAGAACCTCGTCTCCACCGACAACGCCATCATCATGGCGCGCATGCGCCTCAGGAAGGCGGCGCAGGCGGTGCAGGCCGGCAAGAAGGCACCCGGCCTCGACAGCGCGGCCCAGAACGTGCGATCCGCTTCCTTCATCCTGCCGGCCGGCGGGGCGTTCAAGGAGGCGGCCCTCGACGCCGTGAGGGTTCGCGAGGGCGAGGAACCGGTCGCGGTCTGA
- a CDS encoding non-heme iron oxygenase ferredoxin subunit has protein sequence MTDVTDTLVHLCDTSDVSEDLPFRVERDGFAYAVFLADGQYYVTADLCSHGPGQLSDGFVEGCEVECPFHQGRFDLRTGAPTAPPCMEPIRVWTPTVADGRIYIADPA, from the coding sequence ATGACCGACGTGACAGACACCCTCGTGCATCTCTGCGATACCTCGGACGTCTCCGAAGACCTGCCGTTCCGCGTCGAGCGGGACGGCTTCGCCTATGCGGTCTTCCTCGCCGACGGCCAGTACTACGTCACCGCGGACCTGTGCTCGCACGGGCCCGGCCAGCTCTCCGACGGCTTCGTCGAGGGCTGCGAGGTCGAGTGCCCGTTCCACCAGGGTCGCTTCGACCTGCGCACCGGGGCGCCGACCGCGCCGCCCTGCATGGAGCCGATCCGGGTCTGGACGCCCACCGTGGCGGACGGGCGGATCTACATCGCGGACCCCGCCTGA
- a CDS encoding SDR family NAD(P)-dependent oxidoreductase codes for MIADEFKGMKAVVVAAAQGVGPAVVDALVAAGARVAVDEPCGGEAVLVEPDAAVAFLDRVEAALGGLDLLVISARPVRNKPVLSIGADEFREVVETDLLAPAFLMQEAGRRMAARGHGRIVVFASMSAKTGAHHNVGPFAAAKGGLLAFVRVMASELAEHGVTVNGIATALFEPQVATMTEERRNTLVKGIPVGRFGRSEEAAHAVLYLASRNSGFVTGECLNLSGGRFMD; via the coding sequence ATGATCGCCGACGAATTCAAGGGCATGAAGGCCGTCGTGGTCGCGGCGGCCCAGGGCGTCGGTCCCGCGGTGGTCGACGCGCTGGTCGCGGCGGGCGCACGCGTGGCGGTCGACGAGCCCTGCGGGGGCGAGGCGGTGCTGGTGGAGCCGGACGCGGCCGTCGCTTTCCTCGATCGCGTCGAGGCTGCGCTCGGCGGGCTCGACCTCCTGGTGATCTCCGCGCGGCCGGTGCGCAACAAGCCGGTCCTGTCGATCGGCGCGGACGAGTTCCGCGAGGTGGTCGAGACGGACTTGCTGGCCCCCGCCTTCCTGATGCAGGAGGCCGGGCGGCGCATGGCCGCGCGCGGCCACGGACGCATCGTCGTCTTCGCGTCGATGTCGGCGAAGACCGGGGCGCACCACAATGTCGGCCCCTTCGCGGCGGCCAAGGGCGGGCTCCTCGCCTTCGTGCGCGTGATGGCGAGCGAGCTCGCCGAGCACGGCGTTACCGTGAACGGGATCGCCACCGCGCTGTTCGAGCCGCAGGTCGCGACCATGACGGAGGAGCGGCGCAACACGCTGGTCAAGGGCATCCCGGTCGGCCGCTTCGGCCGGTCCGAGGAGGCCGCGCATGCGGTCCTCTACCTCGCATCCCGGAACTCGGGCTTCGTCACCGGCGAATGCCTGAACCTCTCCGGCGGCCGCTTCATGGATTGA
- a CDS encoding NAD(P)/FAD-dependent oxidoreductase, which yields MGSERSRTVVVGAGQAGAWAVIALRETDPAREIVMIGDEAHLPYERPPVSKGILAGESGIEKALIRPDTWFVDNRIDLRLGQRVAGIDRAAARIELAGGERIAYDSLILATGARPRRLTVPGADDSRVHVIRTVDDSLALRVELQPERHLAVVGAGFIGLEAASVARKRGLAVTVVDVAAAALSRVVAPEVGAAMARRHEREGVAFRFGARLTGIEPGASGLRLHFAEGPPLDADVVVAGIGAVPNTELAAAAGLVVDDGIVVDAFGQTSDSAISAAGDVTRHFNPILGRSIRLESWQNAQNQAIAVGRIVGGRREPYAEVPWFWTHQYDFNLQIAGAPLGWDRVIFRGGPDEPKFTALYLAEGRVVAGNTLNNPRDMRAVKALIAGGTVVDPTALADPAVPLQSLCR from the coding sequence ATGGGAAGCGAGCGATCGAGAACCGTGGTGGTCGGGGCCGGCCAGGCCGGCGCCTGGGCCGTGATCGCCTTGCGCGAGACCGATCCGGCGCGCGAGATCGTCATGATCGGCGATGAGGCGCACCTGCCCTACGAGCGCCCGCCCGTCTCGAAAGGGATCCTCGCGGGCGAGAGCGGGATCGAGAAGGCCCTGATCCGGCCGGACACGTGGTTCGTCGACAACAGGATCGACCTCCGCCTGGGCCAGCGCGTCGCCGGCATCGACCGGGCCGCGGCGCGGATCGAACTCGCGGGCGGCGAGCGGATCGCCTACGACAGCCTGATCCTGGCGACGGGGGCCCGGCCGCGCCGCCTGACGGTGCCCGGGGCGGACGACTCGCGGGTCCACGTGATCCGCACGGTCGACGACTCGCTCGCCCTCAGGGTCGAGTTGCAGCCGGAGCGGCATCTGGCGGTCGTGGGCGCCGGATTCATCGGCCTCGAGGCCGCCTCGGTGGCGCGCAAACGCGGGCTCGCCGTCACGGTTGTCGACGTGGCGGCGGCTGCCCTCTCCCGGGTGGTCGCGCCCGAGGTCGGGGCCGCCATGGCGCGCCGTCACGAGCGGGAAGGCGTGGCGTTCCGGTTCGGCGCGAGGCTCACCGGCATCGAGCCGGGAGCGTCCGGGCTCCGGCTGCACTTCGCCGAAGGCCCGCCCCTCGACGCCGATGTGGTGGTCGCCGGGATCGGCGCCGTCCCGAACACGGAGCTGGCCGCTGCGGCGGGCCTTGTGGTGGACGACGGGATCGTGGTCGACGCCTTCGGGCAGACGTCCGATTCGGCGATTTCCGCGGCCGGCGACGTGACGCGCCACTTCAACCCCATCCTCGGGCGGAGCATCCGGCTGGAGAGCTGGCAGAACGCGCAAAACCAGGCGATCGCGGTCGGCCGGATCGTCGGCGGACGGCGCGAGCCCTATGCCGAGGTGCCCTGGTTCTGGACCCACCAGTACGACTTCAACCTGCAGATCGCCGGGGCTCCGCTCGGCTGGGACCGGGTTATCTTCCGCGGCGGTCCGGACGAGCCGAAGTTCACGGCGCTCTACCTCGCCGAGGGCCGGGTGGTCGCGGGCAACACCTTGAACAACCCGCGGGACATGCGCGCCGTCAAGGCGCTGATCGCCGGGGGTACGGTCGTGGATCCCACGGCCCTCGCCGACCCCGCCGTCCCGCTTCAATCTCTCTGCCGCTGA
- a CDS encoding alpha/beta fold hydrolase codes for MIEGLSVTSIRTPAGDRFPVAASGDKGVPVLFLHGALGDLRTFAPHVARLGPERRSLAVTQRWCGTGRWRADGPAFGVGTHAADLVALAEGLGAGPLRVVAWSYAGHVALEAALGRPDLFAGLFLYEPGVRTIPLEPADQDSFAADAGTVFGPIVGAIGAGDLERAVRLLIDSSGGDGCFDALPSGRRAVYLENAHTLPRLVGQEPPPPISPEALRGLRVPTRVHWGSRSRPFSRLPAVAVAALVGDAGSGPVEAGHLWPEDDPDGFCEAVRTWADGLA; via the coding sequence ATGATCGAGGGGCTTTCCGTTACGTCCATCCGGACACCCGCGGGGGACCGGTTCCCGGTGGCGGCGTCCGGCGACAAGGGCGTGCCCGTCCTGTTCCTGCATGGTGCGCTCGGGGACCTGCGCACGTTCGCTCCGCATGTCGCACGGCTCGGCCCGGAGCGGCGCAGCCTGGCCGTGACCCAGCGCTGGTGCGGAACCGGGCGGTGGCGAGCGGACGGGCCGGCCTTCGGGGTCGGAACCCATGCGGCGGATCTGGTCGCGCTGGCCGAGGGGCTCGGCGCCGGGCCGCTGCGCGTGGTCGCCTGGTCCTATGCCGGCCATGTCGCCCTCGAGGCGGCCCTCGGCCGGCCGGACCTCTTCGCCGGGCTCTTCCTCTACGAGCCGGGCGTGCGCACGATCCCGCTCGAGCCAGCGGACCAGGACAGCTTCGCGGCCGATGCCGGGACGGTGTTCGGGCCCATCGTCGGGGCGATCGGGGCCGGAGACCTGGAGCGGGCCGTCCGGCTCCTGATCGACAGTTCCGGCGGGGACGGATGCTTCGACGCGCTGCCGTCGGGCCGGCGTGCGGTCTACCTGGAAAACGCCCACACGCTGCCCCGCCTCGTCGGGCAGGAGCCTCCGCCGCCCATCTCCCCGGAGGCGCTGCGCGGCCTGCGCGTGCCGACGCGGGTGCATTGGGGAAGCCGGTCCCGGCCCTTCTCGCGGCTGCCGGCCGTCGCCGTGGCGGCGCTCGTCGGCGATGCGGGAAGCGGGCCGGTGGAGGCGGGCCACCTATGGCCGGAGGACGATCCGGACGGCTTCTGCGAGGCCGTGCGGACCTGGGCGGACGGGCTCGCCTGA
- a CDS encoding HpcH/HpaI aldolase family protein: MALARVLRSKLKSGGTVFGAWAVLPTAFAAELMCVGDIDYVCIDQQHGLIDYSVAVEMLRAIEGRGVVGMTRVPANEAWMIGKALDAGMQGVVVPMIETAEEAARAVRSCRYYPKGHRSFGPARASMVMDSRDMAVVGDEVMCLVMVETRKGLENIDEICATPGLDGIYVGPADLALGLGLPPNLDKEEPEHVAAVRRILEACQRHGIVPGIQCGSGKAARKFADMGYRFITFAKDTAILPAFVEKELTAARGTAADTFKDRGYT, from the coding sequence ATGGCACTGGCTCGCGTTCTGCGGTCGAAGTTGAAGTCGGGCGGCACGGTCTTCGGGGCCTGGGCGGTGCTTCCGACCGCCTTCGCGGCCGAGCTGATGTGCGTCGGGGACATCGACTATGTCTGCATCGACCAGCAACACGGGCTGATCGACTACTCGGTGGCGGTGGAGATGCTGCGCGCCATCGAGGGTCGCGGCGTCGTGGGCATGACCCGCGTGCCGGCCAACGAGGCCTGGATGATCGGCAAGGCGCTCGACGCCGGCATGCAGGGCGTCGTCGTCCCGATGATCGAGACGGCCGAGGAGGCCGCCCGCGCGGTGCGCTCCTGCCGCTACTACCCCAAGGGGCATCGGTCCTTCGGCCCGGCGCGCGCCTCTATGGTGATGGACAGCCGGGACATGGCGGTGGTCGGCGACGAGGTGATGTGCCTCGTGATGGTCGAGACCCGCAAGGGGCTCGAGAACATCGACGAGATCTGCGCCACCCCGGGGCTCGACGGGATCTATGTGGGGCCGGCCGACCTCGCGCTGGGGCTCGGGCTGCCGCCCAACCTCGACAAGGAGGAGCCGGAGCACGTCGCCGCCGTGCGGCGGATCCTGGAGGCCTGCCAGCGGCACGGCATCGTGCCCGGCATCCAGTGCGGGTCCGGCAAGGCGGCGCGCAAATTCGCCGACATGGGCTACCGCTTCATCACCTTCGCCAAGGACACCGCGATCCTGCCCGCCTTCGTCGAGAAGGAACTGACGGCAGCACGCGGCACCGCGGCCGACACGTTCAAGGACAGAGGATATACCTGA
- a CDS encoding LysR family transcriptional regulator produces the protein MELRQFRYFVAVAEELHFSRAAQRLNIGQPPLTLQIQSIERELGVALLKRNRRKVELTEAGRLFLDEARAALAQAARAVETAKRAARGEVGTLRLSFTTSAPMLRVFTRAVRHYRAIMPDVHLELRIQTSQQILDGLLLEKIDLGFIRPAASAVIPKGIEAIPVVTDRLMLALPAQHALAAVPEPVPLGLLAGVPFVLRPRGTGAGFYEQVFELCHRAGFVPSIAQEASEAPTILGLVAAGLGVTIAPASLQAMAVEDIVWRELDLGPEALSSILLVIADKQPSGIRSSFVKVVREMVEAERRGWLPQAGSAM, from the coding sequence ATGGAACTCCGGCAGTTCCGCTACTTCGTCGCGGTTGCGGAAGAGCTGCATTTCAGCCGTGCGGCACAGCGTCTCAACATCGGGCAGCCGCCCCTCACGCTGCAGATCCAGTCCATCGAGCGCGAGCTCGGCGTCGCGCTCCTCAAGCGCAACCGACGGAAGGTCGAGCTGACCGAGGCCGGCCGGCTCTTCCTGGACGAGGCGCGAGCCGCGCTCGCCCAGGCCGCCCGGGCGGTGGAAACCGCCAAGCGGGCCGCGCGCGGCGAGGTCGGCACCCTGCGGCTCAGCTTCACCACCTCGGCCCCGATGCTGCGCGTGTTCACCCGCGCCGTCCGGCACTACCGCGCGATCATGCCCGACGTGCACCTGGAGCTGCGTATCCAGACCAGCCAGCAGATCCTGGACGGACTGCTCCTGGAGAAGATCGACCTCGGCTTCATCCGCCCGGCCGCCTCGGCGGTGATCCCGAAGGGGATCGAGGCGATCCCGGTCGTCACCGACCGGCTCATGCTGGCGCTTCCCGCCCAGCATGCGCTGGCGGCGGTGCCCGAACCGGTCCCGCTCGGCCTCCTCGCCGGGGTGCCCTTCGTGCTGCGTCCGCGCGGCACCGGGGCGGGCTTCTACGAGCAGGTCTTCGAGCTCTGCCACCGCGCCGGCTTCGTCCCCAGCATCGCCCAGGAGGCCTCCGAGGCGCCGACCATCCTCGGCCTCGTCGCGGCCGGGCTCGGCGTCACCATCGCGCCGGCCTCCCTGCAGGCCATGGCGGTCGAGGACATCGTCTGGCGCGAGCTCGACCTCGGCCCCGAGGCGCTCTCCAGCATCCTGCTCGTCATCGCCGACAAGCAGCCGAGCGGCATCCGCTCGTCCTTCGTCAAGGTGGTGCGCGAGATGGTCGAAGCCGAGCGGCGCGGCTGGCTGCCTCAGGCGGGGTCCGCGATGTAG